A window of the Brassica napus cultivar Da-Ae chromosome A2, Da-Ae, whole genome shotgun sequence genome harbors these coding sequences:
- the LOC106418695 gene encoding MAPK kinase substrate protein At1g80180, translating to MAGLQRSNISFRRQGSSGIVWDDRLIAELNKQANEHKGETDEQDGQEDQTARPTSGGGVKPIRTEGDIERSRSNGGGANRHHRNTGRVSPAVDPPSPRLSAFGCCSAFGKKPVKQRKRPPKRRSR from the coding sequence ATGGCGGGTCTTCAGAGATCCAACATCTCCTTCCGCCGACAGGGCTCCTCTGGCATAGTCTGGGACGACCGTCTCATCGCCGAGCTTAACAAACAGGCCAACGAGCACAAAGGCGAAACTGACGAACAGGATGGTCAGGAGGACCAGACAGCCAGACCCACCTCCGGAGGCGGAGTCAAGCCGATAAGAACCGAAGGGGACATCGAGAGGAGTCGTTCAAACGGCGGAGGAGCTAACCGCCATCATAGAAACACCGGAAGAGTGTCTCCGGCGGTGGATCCTCCGTCGCCGAGACTGTCGGCGTTTGGATGTTGCTCTGCTTTCGGGAAGAAACCGGTTAAACAGAGGAAAAGGCCACCGAAACGCAGATCCAGGTAG